The following coding sequences are from one Gossypium raimondii isolate GPD5lz chromosome 4, ASM2569854v1, whole genome shotgun sequence window:
- the LOC105768143 gene encoding interactor of constitutive active ROPs 2, chloroplastic, protein MQTPKASKTSPLEVPQRNSSATPRTSHQMKISGSDAGTVSSPNPASKTAKDRSPKVTERKALRSPVSEKKRASRVTELEAQLTQLQDDLRKTKDQLTASESWKRQAMQDAEEAKKQLSEMSAKLEESEQQLLEISVSEDGRVQELLKISQERDRAWQSELEAVQKRHSMDSAALASALNEIQKLKAQLEKAYESEAIQTKHAESAYAEIQNLRIELTKTLSLVETVKSEINNCRESEAQAVEVVSETEMQLEAANKTVEVLRSDATKRTEAYNKLSLELEQSQARVKSLEELVSKLQAELVGNSSKTLKDRNDDELPQKNGENEDIEKLKTELNFAKLEVGQLKSALDASEVRYQEEYIRSTLQIRSAYEQVECIRTQSCQREMELETELNKMKADVEELRANLMDKETELQSILAQNEELNLKTEKKQFDEEELELSMKLKKKLEADLTELNANLTAKETELQSVTMQNEKLKMEIMKMEMDSNKLSDESAALLEAARAAEQEALLKHDNLTEEAEKSRKRAAQVTEQLGAAQAENNEMEAELRRIKVQSDQWRKAAEAATAMLSTGNYGKHMDRTIPFDGNHNPVTGSPNSEDMDDDSPKKKNGSMLKKIGVLWKKGQK, encoded by the exons ATGCAGACCCCAAAAGCAAG TAAAACAAGCCCCCTAGAAGTGCCTCAGAGAAACTCTTCTGCTACACCTCGAACTTCTCATCAAATGAAGATATCAGGATCTGATGCTGGCACGGTTTCATCCCCAAATCCTGCAAGTAAGACAGCCAAAGATAGAAGTCCGAAGGTTACTGAGCGTAAAGCATTGAGAAGCCCGGTATCTGAG AAAAAGCGTGCAAGCCGAGTGACCGAACTGGAAGCGCAACTCACTCAACTTCAGGATGATCTAAGAAAGACCAAGGATCAACTGACTGCTTCCGAGTCATGGAAGAGGCAAGCCATGCAAGATGCTGAGGAGGCTAAAAAGCAGCTATCAGAAATGTCAGCCAAGCTTGAAGAATCCGAACAGCAATTGCTGGAAATTTCTGTCTCTGAGGATGGTCGGGTTCAAGAACTCCTTAAGATCTCACAAGAACGAGATAGAGCATGGCAGTCAGAACTCGAGGCTGTCCAGAAGCGGCACTCGATGGATTCTGCTGCCTTGGCTTCTGCTTTGAATGAAATCCAGAAGCTTAAGGCTCAGCTGGAAAAGGCATATGAATCAGAAGCCATTCAAACTAAACATGCTGAATCCGCATATGCTGAAATTCAGAACTTGAGGATTGAACTGACTAAAACTCTTTCCTTGGTTGAAACAGTTAAGTCTGAGATCAATAACTGCAGAGAATCTGAAGCCCAGGCCGTTGAAGTTGTTAGCGAAACAGAAATGCAACTGGAAGCAGCAAATAAAACCGTGGAAGTACTGCGATCCGATGCCACCAAAAGGACCGAAGCTTACAACAAATTGTCATTGGAGTTGGAACAGTCACAGGCTAGAGTTAAATCTCTGGAGGAACTTGTGAGCAAGCTACAGGCAGAACTCGTTGGTAATAGCAGCAAAACATTGAAGGATCGCAATGATGATGAACTGCCGCAGAAGAATGGAGAAAATGAGGATATAGAGAAGCTCAAAACGGAGCTTAATTTTGCGAAACTTGAAGTGGGTCAATTGAAATCAGCATTGGATGCATCCGAGGTAAGGTATCAAGAAGAATATATTCGGAGCACATTGCAAATTAGAAGCGCTTACGAACAAGTGGAATGCATACGAACGCAGTCATGTCAGAGGGAGATGGAACTGGAAaccgaattaaataaaatgaaagctGATGTTGAAGAATTGAGAGCAAACTTAATGGATAAGGAGACTGAACTGCAGAGTATTTTGGCTCAAAACGAGGAGCTGAATTTGAAGACCGAGAAAAAACAGTTCGATGAAGAAGAGCTGGAACTTTCAATGAAGTTGAAGAAAAAGTTAGAGGCCGATTTGACGGAATTGAATGCAAATTTGACAGCCAAAGAAACCGAGTTGCAGAGCGTAACCATGCAAAACGAGAAGCTCAAAATGGAGATTATGAAGATGGAAATGGATAGTAATAAACTTAGTGATGAATCTGCTGCCTTGTTAGAAGCAGCAAGGGCAGCAGAGCAAGAGGCTCTACTGAAACACGACAATTTAACTGAGGAAGCCGAAAAAAGTAGAAAAAGAGCAGCTCAGGTGACCGAACAGCTTGGTGCAGCACAAGCAGAAAACAATGAAATGGAGGCTGAGTTAAGGAGAATAAAGGTTCAGTCAGATCAATGGAGAAAAGCAGCTGAGGCAGCCACTGCCATGCTTTCAACTGGGAACTACGGAAAACACATGGACAGGACTATACCTTTTGACGGCAACCATAACCCTGTAACGGGTTCACCCAACTCGGAAGACATGGATGATGATTcaccaaagaagaaaaatggcaGCATGTTGAAAAAGATAGGTGTGTTATGGAAGAAAGGCCAAAAGTAG